A single region of the Pseudorhodoplanes sp. genome encodes:
- the mmsB gene encoding 3-hydroxyisobutyrate dehydrogenase yields the protein MARIAFIGLGNMGLPMAMNLLKAGHQVEGFDLNREAVEKLVAAGGASMESAKIAASRAEVVITMLPSGKEVRELYLEPGGIIDSANPGTLLIDCSTIDVATARDAAASADARGHFMIDAPVSGGVGGAQGATLTFMVGGSEAAFEKAKPILEAMGKTIVHAGGPGNGQAAKICNNMILGVSMIAVSEAFVLAEKLGLDAQKLFDISSKSSGQCWSMTTYCPVPGPVPTSPANRDYQAGFTANMMLKDLRLAKEAAQAVEARTPLGAGAAAIYSAYVDSGEGGRDFSGVIQFLRDN from the coding sequence ATGGCGCGGATCGCATTCATTGGACTCGGCAATATGGGTCTGCCGATGGCGATGAATTTGCTCAAGGCCGGCCATCAGGTTGAAGGCTTCGATCTGAATCGCGAGGCGGTCGAGAAACTCGTCGCGGCCGGCGGCGCTTCGATGGAAAGCGCGAAGATCGCCGCCTCGCGCGCCGAAGTCGTCATCACCATGCTGCCTTCGGGCAAAGAGGTGAGGGAGCTCTATCTTGAGCCGGGCGGCATCATCGACAGCGCCAATCCAGGCACGCTGCTGATCGATTGTTCGACCATCGATGTCGCCACCGCGCGCGACGCGGCGGCCTCGGCGGACGCCAGAGGTCATTTCATGATCGACGCGCCGGTCTCCGGCGGCGTCGGCGGCGCCCAGGGGGCCACGCTCACCTTCATGGTCGGCGGCAGCGAGGCGGCGTTCGAAAAGGCGAAGCCAATCCTGGAAGCCATGGGAAAGACCATCGTGCATGCCGGCGGACCCGGCAACGGTCAGGCCGCAAAGATCTGCAACAACATGATCCTCGGCGTGTCGATGATCGCCGTGTCGGAAGCCTTCGTACTGGCGGAAAAACTCGGTCTCGACGCGCAGAAGCTGTTCGACATTTCCTCGAAGTCCTCGGGACAATGCTGGTCGATGACCACCTATTGCCCGGTGCCGGGCCCTGTTCCGACATCGCCCGCCAATCGCGATTATCAGGCCGGCTTCACCGCCAACATGATGCTGAAGGATTTGCGTCTGGCGAAGGAAGCAGCACAGGCCGTCGAAGCGCGCACGCCGCTGGGCGCGGGAGCTGCGGCGATCTACAGCGCCTATGTCGACAGCGGGGAGGGCGGCCGAGACTTTTCCGGCGTCATCCAGTTCCTGCGCGACAATTGA
- a CDS encoding MarR family winged helix-turn-helix transcriptional regulator has protein sequence MKAVAKTVEPSVPGAQRFDHVRPLYLEALTLVERLHRRLLDVIKDEFDRRGRADINSVQALLLYNIGDKELTAGELRTRGYYLGSNVSYNLKKLVEMGFLDHQRSRVDRRSVRIKLTDKGREVRDIVEALYQKHVRTVEQVGGISCDEFSTLNKSLHRLERFWTDQILYRL, from the coding sequence ATGAAAGCCGTTGCAAAAACGGTCGAGCCGTCTGTGCCGGGTGCTCAGCGTTTCGACCATGTCAGGCCGCTTTATCTGGAGGCTCTGACGCTGGTCGAGCGTCTGCATCGCCGTCTGCTCGACGTCATCAAGGACGAATTCGATCGCCGCGGGCGCGCCGACATCAATTCGGTGCAGGCCTTGCTGCTCTACAATATCGGCGACAAGGAGCTGACTGCGGGCGAACTGCGCACGCGCGGCTATTATCTCGGCTCCAACGTCTCCTACAATCTGAAGAAGCTTGTCGAGATGGGATTCCTCGATCATCAGCGCTCGCGCGTCGATCGCCGGTCGGTGCGCATCAAGCTGACCGACAAGGGCCGCGAGGTACGCGACATCGTCGAGGCGCTGTATCAGAAACATGTGCGCACCGTGGAGCAGGTCGGCGGCATTAGCTGCGACGAGTTCTCGACGCTGAACAAGTCGCTGCACCGCCTCGAGCGGTTCTGGACCGACCAGATCCTCTACCGGCTGTAA